TGTTCCTCGGCGTGACCGGCCGCATCGTGACGACGTCCAGCGCCTGCGCCTCCGGCAGCCAGGGCATCGGCTACGCCTTCGAGGCCATCCAGTCGGGCCGCCAGACCGCGATGCTGGCCGGTGGCGCCGAGGAGCTCGACGCCACCGAGGCGGCGGTTTTCGACACCCTGTTCGCCACCAGCGTGCGCAACGACAGCCCCGCGCTCACCCCCCGACCCTACGACGCCGGACGCGACGGCCTGGTCCTGGGCGAGGGCGCCTGCACGCTGGTGCTCGAAGAGCTCGACCACGCCCGCGCGCGGGGCGCGACCATCCTGGCCGAGGTGCTGGGTTACGGCACCAACAGCGACGGCACCCATGTGACCCAGCCGCAGCCCGGCACCATGGCGCAGGCGATGCGGCTGGCGCTGCAGGATGCACGGCTCGACGCGGCCGATGTCGGTTATGTCAACGGCCACGGCACCGCGACCGAGCACGGCGACCTGGCCGAAACCATCGCCACGCGCCAGGTGCTGGGGGGCGAGGTACCGATCAGTTCGCTCAAGAGCTACATGGGCCACACGCTGGGTGCCTGCGGCGCGCTCGAGGCCTGGATGACCATCGAGATGATGCGCGAGGGCTGGTTCGCGCCGACCATCAACCTCGAGACGGTCGACCCGCGCTGTGCGCCGCTGGGCTACATCCGGGGCGAGGGGCTCTCGCGGCAGACGGATGTGGTCATGAGCAACAACTTCGCCTTCGGCGGCATCAACACCTCGCTGATCTTCGGCCGGTGGCGGGGGTGAGTCGCGGCGGCACCGTTCGCGTGGTGCTCGCGTCGGTGGCCCAAAGTTGCGCCGAGGCTGGAGAACCCGGCCGGTGGATGAGCGATGCGGAGCTTGATCGACTGGCGGCGTGGACGCAGGCCACGCGCCGTTCGCAGTACATCGCCGGTCGCTGGCAGGCGCGGGCCCTGTTGCGGTCGTGGTGCGGTACGGATGCATCGCGCTGGACACTGACCGCACTGACGGACGGCCCGCCACGGCTCGTCGGCCCCGAAGGCGCGACCGGGCTTTTCTGCAGCCTGAGCCACAGCGCCGACTGGCTGGCCTGCGCCATGGGCGATGTGCCCGTCGGCATCGACGTCGAGGCGACGGCGGTGCGCGACCGCAACTGGCTCGCCATGGCGCAAGCGGTTTGCAGCACCCGCGAATGGCGCACCTTCCAAGCGCTTCACGAAGCGAATCGCGCCGCCGCGTTCCTGGCGATGTGGACGCTCAAGGAGTCGTGGCTCAAGCGGCTCGGCGAGCCGATGACACCGGGCCGCATGGCGCGCCTCGACACGCGGCAGGCACCGTCGGATGCGGGCGATGCCTGGCTGTGGCAGAGCGCGGCGCTCTCGCTGGCCCTGTGCGCGCCGGGCGCCCGCATCACGCTGGCAGGCGACGCCTGGCCGGCGGCCAGTCGCTGGCGCATCGTCGAGGTCGATGCCGCCGCCGCGTCATGAACCCGGCTTGACGGCGACGAGGTTCAGCAGCGTTTCTTCGCGATTCCGGGCGGGCTTCCAGCCGAAGGCCTTTTCGGCGATGCCGAGGTCGGGCCGGCTCCACCAGAGATACGGATAGGAAACCGCGCACGACGGCACCTGGAAGCCCGCCGACCGAATCATCTGCAGGTACTCGGCGGCGGTGCGCTGCACCTCCATCGGATGGCGGAACAGCAGCCGGATCGGCAGGGACTCGATGTAGCGCCGCGTGGACTCCGCGAACAGCAGGATGCCGCCCGGTTTGAGCACCCGCCAGAACTCGGCCAGCGCGGCCTCCTGCTCGACCAGGTGATGAAAGGTCTGGTGGCAGAAGAGCAGGTCGGCCGACGCGTCGGCCAGCGACAGCTGCGAGCTCGAGCCTTGCAGCAGCTCGGCCTGGACGCCGTGGCGCATCGCCCATTCGCTGGACACGGCAAGCATGTCCGGATCGATGTCGACGCCGACCAGGCGGGTCGGCCCGAAACATTGCGCCAGCTTGGGCAGCGAACGGCCGGAACCGCAGCCCACGTCGACCACCACCGGGTAGCGCTCGCGCCGGGCGGGGATGAGGCGGCAGAGATCGGCCATGGCGCGATCGAGCACATGCACGCTCCAGGTCTCGCTCTTCAGGAACCACTTGCCGAAGCGCGTCTCCGGCACGTGTGCAGCGGCGGACAGGCCGGTGCGCATCAGGACTTGTCGATGGCGATGCCGATGGCGGATTTGAGGTCGCCGACCCAGCGGTTGTAGAACGGGTGGATCAGCCCGGGCGCGTTGTCGGCCGGCTCGTACTTCATGTTGACGCTGTCGCGGTACTTCACCGAATACGTGGTGGCCGAGTATTCGATGTCGGTGACGACCGTGTGCTTGTTGCGCACCGACAGCGTGGCGACCATGCGGCCCGGTGCGACCTCGCGGATGTCCCACTGCTGCGACCGTGCGGCGGTCTCGATGGCCTGGCGAACCTGCGCTTCGGTCACGCCGGCGCTGCGGGTGGGCACGTTCTCGTAGTTGACGATGGGAACGACGCTTCGCGCGACAGCGTTCCAGGAAGCGAGCGCCAATGCGGCCAGGGCGAGAACACGCAGCAGTTTCATTCGAATCTCTTTGCAGGAGTGAGCGGGGGAGGGGAAGCAGGAAGCGCAATGGGCGCGAAATTATGCCGCGCGGGTGCAGGCGTCCTCGGGTATTGATCGGCTTGAAAACACCATTCGTCGCGCCACGTTATGGTCCGTCGCCATGACCGCCCACGCCGCTCCCCGCATGACCCCCGCGCTGACCGCCCTCATGGCCATCGGCAGCGGTTTGTCTGTCGCCAGCAACTACTACGCGCAGCCGCTGCTGGCGCTCTTCGTGCAGGTGTTTCGCATCAGCATCGGGCACGCCGGCGTGCTGGTGACCTGCTCGCAGATCGGCTACATCTGCGGCCTCGTCTTTCTGGTGCCGCTGGGCGACCGGCTGGAGCGGCGCAAGCTGCTCACCGCGACCGCCGCGCTCACCTCGGCCGGGCTGCTGGCGATGGGGCTGGCGCCGGACTTCTCGCTGCTGCTGGTGGCCTCGGTCTGCGTGGGCTTCACCAGCGTCACCGCGCAGATCCTGGTGCCGCTGGCCGCGCACCTGGCCACGCCCGAGCGGCGCGGACGCACCGTCAGCGTGGTGATGAGCGGCCTGCTGCTGGGCATCTTGCTGGCGCGCACCTTCGCCGGCGTCATCGCCGACGTCTCCGGCTGGCGCACCGTGTTCCTGTCGGCCTCGGCGCTGATGGCGGTCTTCGCGGTGCTCTGCTGGCGGCTGCTGCCCTCGATCGCACCGACCTCCACCGGCAGCTACGGCGCGCTACTGGCCTCGGCCGCGCGGTTGTTCGGCCAGCAGCCGGTGCTGCGGCGCCGGGCGCTGATCGGTGGACTGAACTTCGCCTCGTTCGCCGCGCTGTGGACCACGCTGGCCTTCCTGCTGAAGGACCGCTGGGGTTACGGCGAGGCGGCGATCGGATTGTTCGGCCTGATCGGTGCGGCCGGCGCCCTGTGCGCGCAGGTGGCGGGGCGGCTGTCGGATGCGGGCTACAACCGGCAGGCGACCGGCGGTTTCATCCTGCTGGGTGTGCTGGGCTGGGGCTTCATGTACCTGGGCGGCCATTCACAGGCAGCGCTGGTGGTCGGCATCCTGCTGCTCGACCTGGGCGTGCAGGGCACGCACATCTCCAACCAGAGCACCATCTACGCGCTGGACCCGGCGGCGCGCAGCCGCCTGACCACCTGCTACATGTCGTCGTATTTCACCGGCGGCGCGGTGGGTTCGGCGCTGGGTGCCTGGGCCTATGCGCACGGCGCCTGGACGGGCGTCTGCGTCGTCGGCGGCGCGGCCTGCGCGATCGCGCTGCTGCGCTGGGCGGTGTCGGAGGCGCGGCCGGTCAGCGCCGGCTGAACCACATGCGGCGCAGCACCGCCTCGCGGTCGAAGAACTGGTGCTTGAGCGCGCCCGCGATGTGCAGGAAGACCAGCCCGTACAGCACATAGCCGCCCCAGCGGTGCAGGGCGCCGAAGAGGTCGTGCAGCGGCTCCTTGGTCGAGGGCGGCAGGTTTTCGATGAGGCCGATGCGCGGCCAGCCGATGGTGCCGAAGAGCTGCATCGGATGGGTCGCCGCCTCGCTCCAGGCCGAGTCGTGCAGCCAGCCCGACAGCGGCATCCAGAAGATCACCACGTAGAGCAGCCCGTGCACCGCATGGGCCGACACCGTCTCCCAGCGCGGATAGGCCGAGGGCAGCGGCGGCGGACGGTGCCCGATGCGCCAGAGCAGGCGCAGCAGTGCCAGGCCCAGCACGGTGATGCCGAGCGACTTGTGGGTGTCGATCGCGGGACGGATCCAGTCCTCGGGAATGTGCTCCACCGACAGGATCAGCGCCACGTTGGCGACCATGGCGACGGCGACCAGCCAGTGCAGCACGATCGCCGGATGGGAGTAGTGCGAGGCTTCCGGGGCGGAGTTGGTTTCTGGCGTATGGGGCATGGGCCGCACTTTAGTGGCGGAAAGCCGCGCGGTGCCGGTCGTTTCGGCATCCGGCGAACGAATCTGCGCGTAAGGTGTCTGACCGTGGCGGCGGCACCGGCCGTCGCGCGTCGTTTTCTCCCTCTTCCCGGGCCGCGGCCCTCCAGCATGTCCCACGACTCCCTTCGACTCGCGCGCGACCGTACCCAGCCGCCCGCCGGCTTCGGCCCGACACCCTGGCGCAGCGTGGCCATTCACGGCGCGGTGCTCGCGGCCTGGGCGGCGCTGTTCGCCATGGCGTTCTCGTCGGGCGGCGTGCTGGCCTGGTCGGTCGGCGTGGCCTATGTGAGTTACGACACCCTGCTGCTGGTGTTCGTGGGCACGCGCACCTGGGCCTTGCGCGGTGATGCCGTCACACGGCCGGGGCGGCCGGCAGACGTCGCGTCGCCACGGGCCACCCTGGCGGTGCTGGTGGCCGCGCACAACGAGGCGGCGGTGCTGCCGGTGACGCTGGCCGCGTTGCTGGCGCAGGACGATCCGCCCGAGCGCATCGTGGTGGTCGACGACGGCTCCACCGACGGCACCGGCGCGCTGCTCACCGGGCGCTACGGCGTGCCCGCCACCGACGCCGGCGCCTGCAGCGAAGCCGGCACGCTGCACCCCGGACTGCGCTGGCTGCGGCTGCCGCACGGCGGCAAGGCGGTGGCGCTGAACGCCGCGCTGCCGCTGGTCGACTGCGACATCGTGCTCACCGTCGACGGTGACACGCTGCTGGAGCCCGGCGCCATCGCCGCGATCCGCCGGGCCTTCGCGGCCGACCCGGCGCTGATGATCGCCACCGGCGTGATCACCCCGGTGTGCCGGCCGACCTGGCAGGGGCGCATCTTCCAGTGGTTCCAGACCTATGAATACCTGCGCAATTTCTTGTCGCGCTTCGCCTGGATGCGCATGGACAGCCTGCTGCTGGTCTCCGGCGCCTTCGCCGCCTATCGACGCGCGGAGCTGATGGCCGTCGGCGGCTTCGACGCCGCCAGCCTGGTCGAAGACTACGAACTGACCCACCGCATGCGCCGCCACGCCGTGTTGCACGGCCTGCACTGGCATGTGGGCGTGCTCGGCGACGCGCGCGCCCGCACCGACGCGCCGGCCAGCCTGGGCGCTTTCCTGCGCCAACGCCGGCGCTGGTTCGGTGGCTTTCTGCAGACGCAGTTCCGCTACCGCGAGATGGTCGGCGACCGGCGCTACGGCTGGATGGGCACGCTGATGCTGCCGGTCAAGGCCATCGACACCCTGCAGCCGCTGTTCGGGCTGACGGCCTTCGGCCTGCTCGTTTGGGACGTGGCGAGCGGGCGCATCAGCCTGCTGGCAGCGGCCGGCGCGGTGATCGGCATCAAGCTGGCGATCGATCTGGCGTTCCACCTGTGGTCGATCCACCTCTACCGGCGCTGGACCGGCGGCGGCCAGCGCATCGATTTCGTGCAGGGCCTGCTCGCTGCCCTGGCCGAGCCCTTCACCTTCCAGCTGCTGCGCCACACCGGCGCGGCACTCGGCTGGGTGATGTTCGTCACCGGCCGTGGTGGCTGGGGGCGGCAGCACCGCAACGCCGGGCTGGGCGACGAGCCGCAGCGCTGAGCGATGAAGGGCGGTCGCCGCCGACGCCGGGGGGCTTATTTCATCAACGCTTCGATCGCATCACCTTCCACCGGCACACCGCGCGTGATCAGCTCGCAGCCGGTTTCCGTCAGCACCGCGTCGTCCTCGATACGGATGCCGATGTTCCAGAACGCCTCGGGCACGTCGTCGCCCGGGCGCACGTAGAGCCCCGGCTCGATGGTGGTGACCATGCCCGGGCGCAGGATGCGGCTCGGCCGGCTCTTCACGATCTCGCCGGACAGCGGGTCGCGCCGCTCGATGAGTGTCTGCGCCTCGCTCGGCTCCACGTAGCTGCCGCAGTCGTGCACGTCCATGCCCAGCCAGTGGCCGGTGCGGTGCATGTAGTAGCGGAAATAGGCGCGCTTCTCGATCACGTCCTGCACGCCGCCCACCTTGTCGGCGTCGAGCAGCTTCAGGTCGAGCAGCCCTTGCGACAGCACCTTCACCGTGGCTTCGTGCGGATCGTTGAAACGCGCGCCCGGCCGGGTCGCCTCCACGGCCGCGTACTGGCTCTGCAGCACCAGGTCGTACAGGGCACGCTGCGGCCCGGTGAACCGGCCGTTGGCCGGGAAGGTGCGGGTGATGTCGCTGGCGTAGCCGTCGAGCTCGCAGCCGGCGTCGATCAGCACCAGCTCGCCGTCGCGCACCGGCGCGGCGTCGGCGCGGTAATGCAGCACGCAGGCATTGCCGCCGGCCGCCACGATGGAGCTGTAGGCCGGGTACTGCGAGCCGCCCATGCGAAAGGCGTGCAGCAGCTCGGCGTCGAGGTGGTATTCGCGCAGGTCCACGCCCTGGCGCAGCAGGCGAGCGCTGGCCTGCATCGCGCGGATGTGCGCGTCGGCGCTGATCTGCGCGGCGCGGCGCATCACGTCGATCTCGTGGGCGTCCTTCACCAGCCGCATCTCGTCGAGCGGGCCGCACAGGTCGCGCTGCTGTTCCGGCACCAGGGCGCCCATGCGCACGCGCGAGCGCACCTTGGAGAGCCAACCGTCGATGCGGGTCTCCAGGCCGGTGTGGGTGGCGAAGGGAAACCACACCGTCTCGCGGTTCTCCAGCAGGCGCGGCAGGCGGGTGTCGAGCTCGGCGACGGAGATGGCCTCGTCGACCTTCAAGGCCTCCGGCGCCGCCTCGGGGCCCAGGCGCAGGCCGTCCCAGATTTCGCGTTCCACGTCCTTGGGCTGGCAGAACAGCGTGGCGCGGCCGTCGCCGGCGAGC
The nucleotide sequence above comes from Xylophilus sp. GOD-11R. Encoded proteins:
- a CDS encoding 4'-phosphopantetheinyl transferase family protein; translated protein: MSDAELDRLAAWTQATRRSQYIAGRWQARALLRSWCGTDASRWTLTALTDGPPRLVGPEGATGLFCSLSHSADWLACAMGDVPVGIDVEATAVRDRNWLAMAQAVCSTREWRTFQALHEANRAAAFLAMWTLKESWLKRLGEPMTPGRMARLDTRQAPSDAGDAWLWQSAALSLALCAPGARITLAGDAWPAASRWRIVEVDAAAAS
- a CDS encoding class I SAM-dependent methyltransferase codes for the protein MRTGLSAAAHVPETRFGKWFLKSETWSVHVLDRAMADLCRLIPARRERYPVVVDVGCGSGRSLPKLAQCFGPTRLVGVDIDPDMLAVSSEWAMRHGVQAELLQGSSSQLSLADASADLLFCHQTFHHLVEQEAALAEFWRVLKPGGILLFAESTRRYIESLPIRLLFRHPMEVQRTAAEYLQMIRSAGFQVPSCAVSYPYLWWSRPDLGIAEKAFGWKPARNREETLLNLVAVKPGS
- a CDS encoding MFS transporter; amino-acid sequence: MTAHAAPRMTPALTALMAIGSGLSVASNYYAQPLLALFVQVFRISIGHAGVLVTCSQIGYICGLVFLVPLGDRLERRKLLTATAALTSAGLLAMGLAPDFSLLLVASVCVGFTSVTAQILVPLAAHLATPERRGRTVSVVMSGLLLGILLARTFAGVIADVSGWRTVFLSASALMAVFAVLCWRLLPSIAPTSTGSYGALLASAARLFGQQPVLRRRALIGGLNFASFAALWTTLAFLLKDRWGYGEAAIGLFGLIGAAGALCAQVAGRLSDAGYNRQATGGFILLGVLGWGFMYLGGHSQAALVVGILLLDLGVQGTHISNQSTIYALDPAARSRLTTCYMSSYFTGGAVGSALGAWAYAHGAWTGVCVVGGAACAIALLRWAVSEARPVSAG
- a CDS encoding cytochrome b, coding for MPHTPETNSAPEASHYSHPAIVLHWLVAVAMVANVALILSVEHIPEDWIRPAIDTHKSLGITVLGLALLRLLWRIGHRPPPLPSAYPRWETVSAHAVHGLLYVVIFWMPLSGWLHDSAWSEAATHPMQLFGTIGWPRIGLIENLPPSTKEPLHDLFGALHRWGGYVLYGLVFLHIAGALKHQFFDREAVLRRMWFSRR
- a CDS encoding glycosyltransferase family 2 protein; this encodes MSHDSLRLARDRTQPPAGFGPTPWRSVAIHGAVLAAWAALFAMAFSSGGVLAWSVGVAYVSYDTLLLVFVGTRTWALRGDAVTRPGRPADVASPRATLAVLVAAHNEAAVLPVTLAALLAQDDPPERIVVVDDGSTDGTGALLTGRYGVPATDAGACSEAGTLHPGLRWLRLPHGGKAVALNAALPLVDCDIVLTVDGDTLLEPGAIAAIRRAFAADPALMIATGVITPVCRPTWQGRIFQWFQTYEYLRNFLSRFAWMRMDSLLLVSGAFAAYRRAELMAVGGFDAASLVEDYELTHRMRRHAVLHGLHWHVGVLGDARARTDAPASLGAFLRQRRRWFGGFLQTQFRYREMVGDRRYGWMGTLMLPVKAIDTLQPLFGLTAFGLLVWDVASGRISLLAAAGAVIGIKLAIDLAFHLWSIHLYRRWTGGGQRIDFVQGLLAALAEPFTFQLLRHTGAALGWVMFVTGRGGWGRQHRNAGLGDEPQR
- a CDS encoding aminopeptidase P N-terminal domain-containing protein — encoded protein: MNDTSIYAARRARLAAQLGPDGIAIVPTALERPRNRDSDFLFRHDSYFYYLTGFTEPNAWLVLAGDGRATLFCQPKDVEREIWDGLRLGPEAAPEALKVDEAISVAELDTRLPRLLENRETVWFPFATHTGLETRIDGWLSKVRSRVRMGALVPEQQRDLCGPLDEMRLVKDAHEIDVMRRAAQISADAHIRAMQASARLLRQGVDLREYHLDAELLHAFRMGGSQYPAYSSIVAAGGNACVLHYRADAAPVRDGELVLIDAGCELDGYASDITRTFPANGRFTGPQRALYDLVLQSQYAAVEATRPGARFNDPHEATVKVLSQGLLDLKLLDADKVGGVQDVIEKRAYFRYYMHRTGHWLGMDVHDCGSYVEPSEAQTLIERRDPLSGEIVKSRPSRILRPGMVTTIEPGLYVRPGDDVPEAFWNIGIRIEDDAVLTETGCELITRGVPVEGDAIEALMK